The sequence GAAATTTTGCTTTAAAAGCAACCACTAACCATTTTAGAGATGTTAAAGGTTTTCATGATTACAGACAAATCATTCAATGTTTTGCTATTTTCAAGGAAGTTCAAGGAAGATGGAATTATGTTAACGACCCAAAAAACAGAGAATATATTGCAAAAGCAACCGAATCTTTAGAGCATTTTTCTGGAGATTGTGACGACCATGCAATTCTAATGGCATCTTTGATACGCGCTATTGGTGGAACACCTAGAATCATTCATACACAAGCACATATGTATCCTGAAATGTTAATCGGAGACGAATCTAACATTGAAAACATTATATATTTAATTCAAGAAGTTCTATTCAAGAATGAAAGTAAAGGCAAACAAATTTTTTATCACATTGATGAACGTGGAAAAGTTTGGTTAAACTTAGATTATACAGCTAAATATCCTGGCGGACCATTTATGTCAGAAGAAATTTTAGGACAATTAACCTTCGATTAAAATGAATACAACAATACTAATTATCGGTGCAACATTCGGTGCGCTTTCTGTAATTCTTGGTGCTTTTGGAGCGCATGCATTCAAAAAATTCATGAATGATGAACAATTAAAGAATTATGAAACTGGCATCAAATATCAAATGTATCATGCCATTTTACTTATCATAATAGGATGTAATGCGCAACTGTTTAGTAATATAGATACACTTTCAATATTATTTACACTTGGTATTATTTTCTTTTCATTTAGTATTTATGGATTGACAATAACAAGTGCCTTAAATAAAAAATGGCGTTTTCTTGGACCAATCACTCCAATTGGTGGATTGTTACTTGTTGCTGGATGGATTTCGATAATTATAAATTTCATTTAATTCTAATTCATCTCATTTTAATATTTTACTTATTGCTTATTAGATTAATCTCAAGTAAACAAATCAACATTAATTTTTAAATTATAATCTTTCTAAAGTCAATGAATCCGTTTAGTTTATTTTCAAAATTAACGTATTTGTAGTTTTTTAAGTCAATCCTAACTCACAACAAACAATCGGTGTCGTTTTAAAGTTTTTATCAAACACAAATTATTCAATACTTAAATAAATTAAAAAAGAAAAATTTTCTTTATATTTTTTATACTTAATACAAGTAAGGTTTCGTTATTTAATTAAACTAAAAAATTATGAAAAACATATTCGGCACTTTATTTCTGGCTCTTTTTTTTAATCAGTTTGTTATTTCTCAGAATATAACTGATAAAATTTCTAACGACCCGTTATTTATTGAACTAATGGAAAATTCAGACAACTTTTATTTTTCAGATGTAAACACAAAAGAGTTTGAATTATCTAAAGAGTTTTTCAAAAAAGTAGATTCTGAAGAAATAGATATAAAAGACGATTTTGATTCAAATTTTGAAAGTTGGTTAAAAAACAATTTAAGTAAAACTTCTTTCAAATCAGTAAACGAAGGTGTTTTATTATTCAATAATTTAAATAAAACCATTGATTTAAATGATATATCAAGAAAAAAAATCGTTGAGAATTACAACTTATTAGTTGAAAAATACGGATATGATTCTTTTAGTGATT comes from Flavobacterium sp. I3-2 and encodes:
- a CDS encoding transglutaminase domain-containing protein; translation: MSNPTIVKLKATIRKFRIPKPWDSIVIFILNILILIPVFIILHQVLIDPDWPIHLDRILLFLAIIIGMQFLLSYFKRFIFFILIIYLGTLVWGTLFQGYGFNSVYEDYRAMIFAMSADAHPQDVFVSKLLPFPNKSKIEAAVEYDNPKVRNFALKATTNHFRDVKGFHDYRQIIQCFAIFKEVQGRWNYVNDPKNREYIAKATESLEHFSGDCDDHAILMASLIRAIGGTPRIIHTQAHMYPEMLIGDESNIENIIYLIQEVLFKNESKGKQIFYHIDERGKVWLNLDYTAKYPGGPFMSEEILGQLTFD
- a CDS encoding DUF423 domain-containing protein → MNTTILIIGATFGALSVILGAFGAHAFKKFMNDEQLKNYETGIKYQMYHAILLIIIGCNAQLFSNIDTLSILFTLGIIFFSFSIYGLTITSALNKKWRFLGPITPIGGLLLVAGWISIIINFI